The following are encoded together in the Ovis aries strain OAR_USU_Benz2616 breed Rambouillet chromosome X, ARS-UI_Ramb_v3.0, whole genome shotgun sequence genome:
- the AMELX gene encoding amelogenin, X isoform, which produces MGTWILFACLLGAAFSMPLPPHPGHPGYINFSYEVLTPLKWYQSMIRHPYPSYGYEPMGGWLHHQIIPVVSQQTPQNHALQPHHHIPMVPAQQPVVPQQPMMPVPGQHSMTPTQHHQPNLPLPAQQPFQPQSIQPQPHQPLQPLQPMQPLQPLQPLQPQPPVHPIQPLPPQPPLPPIFPMQPLPPMLPDLPLEAWPATDKTKREEVVSIP; this is translated from the exons ATGGGGACCTGGATTTTGTTTGCCTGCCTCCTGGGAGCAGCcttctctatgcct CTACCACCTCATCCTGGGCACCCTGGTTATATCAACTTCAGCTATGAG GTGCTCACCCCTCTGAAGTGGTACCAGAGCATGATAAGACACCCG TACCCTTCCTATGGTTACGAACCCATGGGTGGATGGCTGCACCACCAAATCATTCCCGTGGTGTCCCAGCAGACTCCCCAGAATCACGCCCTGCAGCCTCATCACCACATCCCCATGGTGCCAGCTCAGCAGCCCGTGGTCCCCCAGCAACCAATGATGCCAGTTCCTGGCCAACACTCCATGACTCCAACCCAACACCACCAGCCAAACCTCCCTCTGCCCGCCCAGCAGCCCTTCCAGCCCCAGTCCATCCAGCCGCAGCCTCACCagcccctgcagcccctgcagcCCATGCAGCCCTTGCAGCCCTTGCAGCCCCTGCAGCCCCAGCCACCCGTGCACCCCATCCAGCCCTTGCCGCCACAGCCACCTCTGCCTCCGATATTCCCCATGCAGCCTCTGCCCCccatgcttcctgacctgcctctggaagCTTGGCCAGCAACAGACAAGACCAAGCGGGAGGAAGTGGTGAGTATACCTTGA